The genomic region AATAGCAACAAGATGATCACATTGGACAAAATAAAACACACTATTGTAAAACTTGTGATGCAGTGCAAAATCGATTTctaataacaaaatatatgTCAATATGACTAACATTTAGAGTATAGCAACTAAATGATAATCTAAAAGAAACCTACTTATCATAATAATAAACCCAAAATGAAACTTACGAGCTTGAGTCAAATGACTACCGTTTGATAGGTCTTGGCCATGGGCAGGTTATTGCACATACTTTTTACAATTTCTAAATCTTGGGCATTAGAATTTTTACGAAAATCTATATTTGATCATATAAGATTGATCAGAATCTCCCGTTTACAACTTGAATACAATTGAATTGTAATTTGGAGAATAACCTAAGAAATTATTGGTGGGCTTGAAGGGGGCATAATGGTCAAGGAAAGGGGCATAATGGTCAAGGAAAGGGGCATTGGAGCACCCGAAGGAAGTGGCAAAGTGCTACACTTAGGTTTGCAACCTTTCTTCCCTGTAATGGGGAGACAAGGGTGCAAcatactatttttattttgtaaagaaTGAACTTCCTGTTTTAAGTTCATTGTTCATTGCAAGGGCGGCTCACAAGTCACAATCGTTTTGCAACTATTTGAAAAGGTTAAACCTACCTTTCTCTAATGTGTatagatatatgtatatcCCCATCATCAAGTCAACGGTTTAACAATCCAACAAGATCACcctcctctttctttctctctatcTCTCAGTCAAAACCTTTCGAAATATACCTTTTCCTGCCATCGTTTTcttgagaaaaaaagaaaggggtCAAACGTTTATGCATTAATTGATGATATCCGAGCTTATTTAATTTGGAAGGACAAATGATGATTGCCAAGTAGATGAATTTGGGTGtgtcttctctttctttcttaggGGAATAGAGATGGGGGCAATGGATCATAGGTAAGTGGAGATTACGCATGGTGGTGGGCGTGcttggtggtggtggtggtgctGCTGCCCACTATATATCATGGATCCATTTTTCCATTCctatatgaaaagaaaattttgccTAGTAATGAAACTTTGGGAGAAGCAAAGGAAGAGGGAGGAGGGGTGGGAGCTGGGGACAACTCATGTCCCACTTATATCTTTCCTCAAGATTGATTGTGTCTTGAAAAAGTGGAGAGGTGTTGAGAGGGATGCCGTCAATTTGTCTTGTACACGTGCAGTTAGTGCTTGAATTGAATGTGACCTTAAAAATGATGTCAAAACGTGATAAGATCAGTTTTGATTCTGAAGATTTAATTTGATGTTCCTACGACACCCCCAAGTGGTTCAATGTGAAATGTCACATGTGCTATATGATCATTCATAATCATACTAAATGAGGGTAGACAGTGATCAATCCGGAATTCCCTACCAACCATATCCTTACTATATTCTTTATTCATTAATCCATTACATTCGGCAGGAACACAGCTGGATTCATTGAATTCAGTATAAGCCACTAAGTGTCCTCTAACTTGATATGAGAGAGACAATTGGAAGGTGGTGGgtggaaattaattaaaacagacAAGAGTTTGATATTTGCTCATattccttttctttaacaGAGATTTTTGCTCATCTTTGATCGAATAGACaactgaaagaaaaataaaatggcaAAGACTGTCATTTACCGTATTAATATGTCCTTTATTTTCACCTGTTATAGGATTATCAAATGTAAAATTTGccatttaatcattttatgtatattgagaatttgaaattatagctaataACATTGCATTGCAGCTAATTAAGTAGCAATGGCCGCAACTAGTTTGTGCGTATTGCAATGTTGAAGCAGTAAATTTCAGTTCAGTATAACAAGGGGTTGCAGTTTACAAGCATTGAAAGGAGACGTGGTCAAACAATCGTTTGACAAGAGAAGACGGTGAGTGTTTTGGACAATAATCACATATGTTGAGAATGAATACCCGCAAATGCTTGTTGTGTCTGACTTTGTAGAAATCcttattttgatgattatCCACAACACACGTGAGTTCTAAATCATACCCGCCGCCATCTCCATAATATCTGATTATCTTTGATTACTCACTCCCTAACTTACATTGAAGTTCTCTGTACTTAGAAAACCAAGATATCCAACATAGTTAACCATTAGTCGATGATGATGGGTCTATCAATGACAAACTGCCCATATCAATCGCTATTTAGTATATACAACAAATGACAATGAAGAACAGGAATAGAATAATTTTACAATGCAGGTtcctgaaaaagaaaagaatgccAAATTGTTCGAGTGATTACGTATCTGCATACAACAAAGTTTGGATATCGGGCAAAATCAGTTAAAAGCAACACATGCATTCAGTTCACTCTGTCTCGCCATTTGTTGAATTTCCTGCAAGGCAACAGTCACAAGGTAGCTCACTGATGATGATGGCTAGTAACAGTATCACTAACTGGTTCCATCTCTTCTGCATCCTCAAAGCGTTGATCGGTGATTTGAAGCTTCAATAGGCTCCGTATTTAGCTCAACAGAAAACAAAGTATCCGCTTGGATAAATCTAAAACCTCGTTACATTCTGAATCTGAGTCCTCGCACTCATGTTCATCAGCTTCAGTTTCAATCTGAGTGTGATTACAGGGAGGAGGGCAGGCCTTTGGATCCCTTGAAACGGTGGCAGCAAGAGACATGAACCAACGGCGTAGCCATTTTGCACTGTCCACATCACTCAGCCAAACCACTTGCCGAGTGCGATGGGGATGGAAGGTTGGGCGTGAACAAGCTCCTCACCATTATCTGAATCTAGAACGGGGCTCTCTGCCACCGTTGCCAGCTCTTGCCATGAACTGCCTAAGCCCTATCACCATTCTCTCTGCTTGGGTCAGGGGTTTTCTCTTTGGAGGGTGCGGGTTTATTGCTGCATCTAAATAGACAAAGACTCTTATACAATGTTTTGGTCTCCAATCACTGCATCCAGTTCCTCAACTCTTCCCATATTATCCGGATGTACTTGTTACCCTGTCATTCGCCACCCTACGGTAATGTGCGCAGacatttaaaaattctattgcccttaaaatttttttttttttggatgattaaaaacaaaattagtaATCTATTTGTCCCATGAAATGCTTTCATTAGATACTGATTACGATTTAATCAGGCATGGATGCATACAGACGTAAAAGAAGTCAAAAttctattaaaatataataagcCAACGCACACAAAATTCACCTGAACAAAGGCCAAGTCCACATAACATATTTCATACTGGTATCTAGTAATTGTCCTGCTCTAAAGAgtaaaaaccttaaaaacacaaaataCTACATTAAAACTTATTTGGGGCAAACCCAATGTGGCCCTAAGCCACTGGAATCTCGATATTGGTTGGGGGAACCACGGTTTGATACTCTTCCGGGAGTTTATACTCTTCCTCATCCTTGGGAGGGTGGATCGTGACAAGATCAGGCAATGGGGTCATAGGGCCCTGCTTGCCCTTAGGATCCCAATCAAGCATGATTTTAACTTTGATACCAAGCACACCCTGAAACCATTTCAAAGACAAGTCTCTCAGATCCATCAAATTGAGTGAAACATGTGGAAATATATTATGAAGCGAGACAAACCAAGAACTGACAACTAAGTTCAAAGTCCAACCAAACCTCCCAATATTGGATAATTATAGCGGCAAAAAGCCACACTGAATTAAGCATTTTAACTGACCTGCCTAAGAAGGACGTGTCTAACAGCAGAATCAATATATTCATTAACAGGATGACCAGAGGAGATCATGTAGCCATCCTTGAACTTCATAGACTTAGCACGCTGAGCACGGAGCTTTCCACTCACAATGACCTGAGTGCATATTCACAAAATATAACTATAATGTGCATATGCTTGGTTGCAAGTACTGAGAAATCAGGAGGAAGAAAGTTAACAGACTTACCTCACATCCCTTGGCCCCACTCTCCATGATAAATCTGAGAACACCATAGCAAGCCCTATAtacatgaaaaaataaaaagtttaacaCCCACAATGccctttgtttatttttttaagggGTAGAAAATAATGCTAACATACATTAATGCAGAAAGTTCAAATGTCCACATGTATCAAAAACATTCCTAAGAGTTAGGTCAACAACAGAGCTACAACTAACTTGTTCTAGATCTACatgaggaaaaaaatgaaaattagcCACAGCAGAAATACATCCATCTTCTAAAATTAGTGCACATTCAATATAAAGGAAATATACAGAATGTAGGAGGATATTCCAAACTCCGAACACCTTAAATAGACAACAGGAAGCCTGACAAACTCCAAGAAATCTTTCATTTAGGCATTGATTAATCCCCCAAGGCTTTCATAAAAGCAAAGGGGGCTAAACGATAGTAATACACCAACGTCTGTCTGGGCAGATGGTTGAGACACTGATTCAGACATTTTGCACAAAATATAGAAAGACCATCACTGCATCCACAAGGATGCACGAAGATATTCTAGACTACAAGGTCCAAGATCTTACAAGAGGGAGCAAGAAGCCAGCCATACTCACCATAACCCTTCAACTCAACATACACCCCAAAACTAACAGGCCTACAATCATGGAAGTCAAATAATGATGTTCAAAAGAGtccaaaatattaataaaggAAATCATGCCTTCATTTGTAATCATATTAAACTCATGTATAGAGATAACTACTTGTCATGGTTAAGCTTTGGTTCAGGAGGCAAGCCCATATTGCACATGCCATAGATGatgtttaaacaaaattttaacagacTAGAACCCCATTTGCAAGCACAGTattaaaaaacttaaatattattaatggCACAACAATGGCAAGGTAAAGTACATGATTCCAAGTAACTTTTCTTATAAGATAGGTTGTACATGAAATTAGCATGCAAGGAATATATACAAATTTGTGTTGCAAAAATAGGAACATGGTTGAAATTTACCATCCAAAATTGGTGTTGCAAGGAATATATAAAAGTATCTTTCCTTGGCTTATCAAAAGTAGATGGAATTAACAAATATAGTCATCCTCAGACACGAGAGAGGTATTTTTTTTGGCAACCAACTCGCTGTAAAGATGACTTAGACCACTGAAACTTGTAAAACCAAACACAACAGCTTGCTAGGGGAattaaaattggaaaaaatgCAATTTTCACATCAGAAGCGAACGTGAAACTTATTACACACGATAGCCGTAAAAAGATACAACAATAGTAGAGACAACCATATAAAACACAAATGTGGTATAAAATTTAGTGCACTAACCTCCGAACAGCAAGGCCTCCAAGGAGCTTGTAACGCAGGGACTCTGCCTGAGCAATGGCACAAAGACCCCTGTTGTTAACCTTCTCAGCATAGAGTTCTACACTGTTCTCTGGAAACTTGAACCGTTTCTGAACAACAGAAGTCAGCTCTCTAAtccttcttcctttctcaCCTGAAATCAGATCATTAAAACTCAACTGAGAATCATATGGTTGAAATTAGCATTACAAGGCAAGGCAGAAAAAGGACAATTAAAACACCTTAAAGAATTGTGAGATTACCGAGAACATTTTGAGTTCGAGTGGCCCTAATGATGATCTCAGTACGCATAGGTGTCACCCTAACTTCGACTCCAGAGTATCCATCCTCAGCTAGCTCCCTTGTCAACACCTCATTCAGCTCGGCATAGAACACTCCATCCGCGACAAACTGTCCACCCAATCACATTGTCAATCAAAACTTTAAGCATCACATGATTTATTCCACCCAACTGAAATATAGtttccatttttttcaacTCATTCACGGGGAGGACCTCGTAATATTTATAACCAAACAACAGTCATTTTCGGTTTCGAACAAATCTGATACATATAAACATCATATCTAATATCTTCCTAATCAAAGAACTATAAGAAACAAAACTACCAAGAATTATTTCAGTGAACCTAAGTACTTCACCGTATATTAAGGTacaaatagtaaaaattattattcttcCTACTTAGCCACGAAACTGAGTtcacctttcaaaaaaaaaaagcagtgAAACTGAGTTCAAAATTTGAAGAGATTCGGGAAAAAGAAACGTaaagtgaaagaaagaaagtaaaagAACGAACCTTGCGCTTCTTGCTAATCTGAGTAGTCATGTTTTTCAGGGTAATCGAATCGAATCGAGAGAAATGCAAAGTCGGGATGCTTCGCCGCTTTGGGAGATAACAGTCCACTGAAAACGAAACCCTAATAACACTGCTGAGGTTTATATCGTAGCCATAACAAGAAGGTTTAATCTGACGGTTCTTATCAGATTTTGGCTGTGTGACGTGGACGGTATATGATGCAAAGTTTGACGTCGCTTGTGAGGTGGCGTTGCATGATGGGCGATGAGGACCGGCCAATTAGACGGTTAAAATATTAGTGTAAACTTTCATAATTATTACATAACCAAATATgcaaaaggtttttttttttttaattttgccTTCTGAAAATAATCTTATGCATTGTTCGAGAGAGCACTAATGCTTTATCATGTATAATCAACCgactttataattaattaaatctcacaattttttatacttaaaataaaaattagcaCCATTGCTTTTTAAGGGAGGGAAATGCATTTTCAATCAAATCTCAGAAAAGGGTAAGAAagcatttttttaaattaagtagagataaatatattttcaatcaaattttaaagGGATCTTTGTAATTTACCCTATATGAAATTTACTGGTGAGGGAAATACACTGCTTTATTGGTACGTTACAATTTGCCACACCTGGTCTGTGCAGATATACCCCCCACCTTAGTTTAGAGGAGAGGGGGGGAAATTGTCTATCATAATGGTTAACTGAAAAGCTCCTGCCCTTGGTTGGATATAACTAAATTTACAATCCCGGTGTGGCGATCAACATACTACTCCTTATTCTTTGGTACACTTCAAAAATTCTTTGCATGAGCAAAACAGGAGGACAAGTGggtttttttcaatttgttctCTTCTTGGGTGTTAACTTTAGCAGTACTTGTAATCGCGAGCTAGAAGTCTGAATGGTATAAACAAACCAGACTTGAATGAGTTATGGGAGTACGGCAGAGTGGGCATTCAGGCTTCTCATTGCACCATTCCATGATGCAGTTCCTGCAGACAGACGATGATATAAGAATTATTGTGGTTTCTGCTGACATAGAATGCACAGAAAAGAGTCTTTAGGTGCACAGAAAAAAGTACCAGCAGAATACATGACCGCATGGTGTAGCTGTTGGGTGTTGGCGATGGCTCAGGCACAAG from Theobroma cacao cultivar B97-61/B2 chromosome 9, Criollo_cocoa_genome_V2, whole genome shotgun sequence harbors:
- the LOC18588135 gene encoding 40S ribosomal protein S3-3 — translated: MTTQISKKRKFVADGVFYAELNEVLTRELAEDGYSGVEVRVTPMRTEIIIRATRTQNVLGEKGRRIRELTSVVQKRFKFPENSVELYAEKVNNRGLCAIAQAESLRYKLLGGLAVRRACYGVLRFIMESGAKGCEVIVSGKLRAQRAKSMKFKDGYMISSGHPVNEYIDSAVRHVLLRQGVLGIKVKIMLDWDPKGKQGPMTPLPDLVTIHPPKDEEEYKLPEEYQTVVPPTNIEIPVA